The following proteins come from a genomic window of Macadamia integrifolia cultivar HAES 741 chromosome 14, SCU_Mint_v3, whole genome shotgun sequence:
- the LOC122061273 gene encoding probable leucine-rich repeat receptor-like protein kinase At1g35710 isoform X1, whose protein sequence is MENLIEMELYQNNLSGPIPHSLANLTKLEKLYLYGNQLSGPVSIEIGDMKSLVELDLSQNKLSGPLPHSLVDFNNLVFLAVSQNKLSGPLPHSLSSLSKLEILYLFDNQLSGLVPSEIGYMENLVELDLSQNKLSGPLPHSLSSLSKLEILHLFDNQLCGLVPSKIGYMENLIELELYQNNLSGPIPHSLANLSKLEKLYLYGNQLSGPVPTEIGDMKNLVELDLSQNKLSRPLPHSLVDFNNLVFLAVSQNKLSGPLPHSLSSLSKLEILYLFDNQLSGLVPSEIGYMENLVELDLSQNKLSGPLPHSLSSLSKLEILHLFDNQLSGLMPSKIGYMENLIELELYQNNLSGPIPHSLANLSKLEKLYLYGNQLFGPVPTEIGDMKNLVELDLSQNKLSGPLPHSLVDFNNLVFLAVSQNKLSGPLPHSLSSLSKLEILYLFDNQLFGLVPSEIGYMENLVELDLSQNKLSGPLPHSLSSLSKLEKLYLDGNQLSGPVPTEIGDMKNLVELDLSQNKLSGPIPHSLANLSKLEKLYLYGNQLSGPVPTEIGDMKNLVELDLCQNKLSGPLPHSLSSLSKLEILHLFDNQLSGLVPSEIGYMENLIELELYQNNLSGPIPHSLANLSKLEKLYLHGNQLFGHVPSEIGDMKNLIDLELSQNNLSGPIPHSLSNLSRLQTLYLHSNQLFGTIPQDFGSQASIVEFQLANNLLSGSLPQQICKGRSLQKLTVENNCLTGPIPDLRNCTSLSRVKLENNQFVGNITDNFGVHPHLYYIDISHNRLYGELSPNWGKCKNLSVLKISGNNISGKIPLEVGQLTQLGELDLSSNKLAGEIPRELGNLSTLLLLYLNDNQISGHVPVEIGKLINLDHLDLSANCLIGSIPTQLGQCSKLLSSNLSYNSLNGSIPSQIGDLVSLQVQLDLSHNSISGPIPPELGNLMMLEILNLSHNMVTGSIPFSLENMVSLVSLDLSYNDLEGVVPNNRIFRNASPQAFRNNKGLCGELQGLLPCNRSLTSKGMKKNGHKVVISIVASFIGIVVLIFAFICVFFLLRKKVKKENIEQARRNHGNVFSIWNFDGKIAYEDIIQATEDFDAKYCIGIGTYGSVYKAVLPTGHVVALKKFHPLEGEMIVDDESFGNEIRVLTEIRHRNIVKLYGFCSHPRCMFLVYEYMKKGSIARILSNQAEAIEFDWQKRVNAIKSVANALSYLHHDCIPPIIHRDISSKNILLDLDLEAHVSDFGIARLLKPDSSNWTSIKGTHGYIAPELAYTMALTEKCDVYSFGVVALETIMGKHPGELISSLTSLVGQKILLRDMLDPCLTFPSDQNVAKDVVSIVRIALACLRNHPQSRPNMHQVSKKLLFLQPSFVENLNTITVGDLNATEIQ, encoded by the exons ATGGAAAATCTGATTGAAATGGAGCTATATCAAAACAATCTCAGTggtccaatccctcattctctggCTAATTTAACTAAACTAGAGAAGCTCTATTTGTATGGaaatcaattatctggtccGGTGTCTAtagaaattggagatatgaaaAGTCTGGTTGAATTGGACCTATCTCAAAACAAACTCAGTGGTCCACTCCCTCATTCTCTGGTTGATTTTAACAATCTCGTTTtcttggcagtatctcaaaacAAACTCAGTGGTCCACTCCCTCATTCTTTGTCTAGTTTAAGTAAACTAGAAATACTTTATCTGTTTGACAATCAATTATCTGGTCTAGTGCCTTCAGAAATTGGATATATGGAAAATCTTGTTGAATTGGACCTATCTCAAAATAAACTCAGTGGTCCACTCCCTCATTCTTTGTCTAGTTTAAGTAAACTAGAAATACTCCATTTGTTTGACAATCAATTATGTGGTCTAGTGCCTTCAAAAATTGGATATATGGAAAATCTGATTGAACTGGAGCTATATCAAAACAATCTCAGTggtccaatccctcattctctggCTAATTTAAGTAAACTAGAGAAGCTCTATTTGTATGGaaatcaattatctggtccGGTGCCTAcagaaattggagatatgaaaaatctgGTTGAATTGGACCTATCACAAAACAAACTTAGTCGTCCACTCCCTCATTCTCTGGTTGATTTTAACAATCTCGTTTtcttggcagtatctcaaaacAAACTCAGTGGTCCACTCCCTCATTCTTTATCTAGTTTAAGTAAACTAGAAATACTCTATTTGTTTGACAATCAGTTATCTGGTCTAGTGCCTTCAGAAATTGGATATATGGAAAATCTTGTTGAATTGGACCTATCTCAAAACAAACTCAGTGGTCCACTCCCTCATTCTTTATCTAGTTTAAGTAAACTAGAAATACTCCATTTGTTTGACAATCAATTATCTGGTCTAATGCCTTCAAAAATTGGATATATGGAAAATCTGATTGAACTGGAGTTATATCAAAACAATCTCAGTggtccaatccctcattctctggCTAATTTAAGTAAACTAGAGAAGCTCTATTTGTATGGAAATCAATTATTTGGTCCGGTGCCTAcagaaattggagatatgaaaaatctgGTTGAATTGGACCTATCTCAAAACAAACTCAGTGGTCCACTCCCTCATTCTCTGGTTGATTTTAACAATCTCGTTTtcttggcagtatctcaaaacAAACTCAGTGGTCCACTCCCTCATTCTTTGTCTAGTTTAAGTAAACTAGAAATACTCTATCTGTTTGACAATCAATTATTTGGTCTAGTGCCTTCAGAAATTGGATATATGGAAAATCTTGTTGAATTGGACCTATCTCAAAACAAACTCAGTGGTCCACTCCCTCATTCTTTGTCTAGTTTAAGTAAACTAGAGAAGctttatttggatggaaatcaattatctggtccGGTGCCTAcagaaattggagatatgaaaAATCTTGTTGAATTGGACCTATCTCAAAACAAACTCAGTggtccaatccctcattctctggCTAATTTAAGTAAACTAGAGAAGCTCTATTTGTATGGaaatcaattatctggtccGGTGCCTAcagaaattggagatatgaaaAATCTTGTTGAATTGGACCTATGTCAAAACAAACTCAGTGGTCCACTCCCTCATTCTTTGTCTAGTTTAAGTAAACTAGAAATACTCCATTTGTTTGACAATCAATTATCTGGTCTAGTGCCTTCAGAAATTGGATATATGGAAAATCTGATTGAACTGGAGCTATATCAAAACAATCTCAGTggtccaatccctcattctctggCTAATTTAAGTAAACTAGAGAAGCTCTATTTGCATGGCAATCAATTATTTGGTCATGTGCCTTCTGAAATCGGAGATATGAAAAATCTTATTGACTTGGAGCTATCTCAAAACAACCTCAGTggtccaatccctcattctctgtctAATTTAAGTAGATTACAAACCCTCTATTTGCATTCGAATCAGTTATTTGGTACCATACCTCAAGATTTTGGTAGTCAAGCATCCATTGTAGAATTCCAGTTGGCCAACAACCTCTTATCTGGAAGCTTACCTCAACAAATATGCAAAGGACGATCACTTCAAAAATTAACAGTTGAAAACAATTGTCTTACGGGTCCTATTCCAGACTTAAGAAATTGCACAAGTTTAAGTAGAGTTAAACTTGAAAACAACCAATTTGTAGGAAATATAACTGACAATTTTGGTGTACATCCACATCTTTATTACATTGATATAAGTCACAATAGACTATATGGAGAGTTGTCACCAAATTGGGGAAAATGTAAGAATTTGTCTGTTCTGAAGATTTCTGGAAATAATATTAGTGGGAAGATACCACTTGAGGTTGGTCAGTTAACTCAACTTGGAGAACTTGATCTTTCTTCCAACAAACTTGCTGGAGAAATACCAAGGGAACTTGGTAACTTATCTACATTGCTCCTTTTGTATTTAAATGACAACCAGATTTCAGGGCATGTACCAGTTGAAATCGGCAAGTTAATCAATTTGGACCATCTAGATCTATCGGCAAACTGCTTGATTGGATCAATCCCGACACAACTTGGTCAATGCTCCAAATTGTTGTCATCAAATTTGAGCTATAATTCATTGAATGGAAGCATTCCATCTCAAATTGGTGATCTTGTATCCCTACAAGTTCAATTGGACCTTAGTCATAACTCAATCAGTGGACCGATACCACCAGAGCTTGGGAATTTGATGATGCTGGAAATTTTGAATCTATCCCATAATATGGTCACAGGGTCAATCcctttttctcttgaaaatatGGTTAGCTTAGTATCTCTTGATTTGTCCTATAATGATTTGGAGGGTGTTGTTCCTAACAATCGGATTTTTAGAAATGCTTCACCTCAAGCATTTAGAAACAATAAAGGGTTATGTGGTGAACTCCAAGGTCTACTTCCCTGCAATCGATCTCTTACAAGcaaaggaatgaaaaaaaatggacaCAAAGTTGTCATATCCATTGTTGCTTCTTTTATAGGAATTGTGGTCCTAATATTTGCATTTATCTgtgttttcttcctcttgcgaaagaaagtgaaaaaggagAATATAGAACAAGCAAGAAGAAACCATGGAAATGTATTTTCAATATGGAATTTCGATGGAAAGATTGCTTATGAGGACATTATTCAagcaacagaggattttgatgccAAATATTGCATTGGAATTGGAACTTATGGGAGTGTTTACAAAGCAGTGCTACCTACAGGCCATGTAGTTGCCTTGAAGAAGTTCCATCCGTTGGAAGGTGAGATGATAGTTGATGATGAAAGCTTTGGGAATGAGATTCGTGTGTTAACAGAAATAAGGCATCGAAACATTGTCAAACTTTATGGATTCTGCTCTCATCCACGATGCATGTTTCTTGTTTATGAGTACATGAAAAAAGGAAGCATAGCACGTATCTTAAGCAATCAAGCAGAGGCTATTGAGTTTGATTGGCAGAAAAGAGTAAATGCCATCAAAAGTGTGGCCAATGCTTTGTCTTACTTGCATCATGATTGCATTCCCCCAATAATTCATCGGGATATTTCAAGCAAAAATATATTGCTGGACTTGGACCTTGAGGCTCATGTATCTGATTTTGGCATTGCAAGATTATTAAAGCCAGACTCATCTAATTGGACGTCAATTAAAGGAACTCATGGATATATTGCTCCAg AGCTTGCATACACGATGGCTTTAACTGAGAAGTGTGATGTATATAGTTTCGGAGTGGTGGCATTAGAAACAATTATGGGAAAGCATCCAGGGGAGCTCATCTCATCCTTAACATCATTAGTTGGCCAAAAGATTCTACTAAGGGACATGTTAGACCCATGCCTCACCTTTCCATCAGACCAAAATGTTGCAAAGGATGTGGTTTCTATTGTGAGAATAGCACTTGCATGTTTACGCAATCACCCACAATCCCGCCCAAATATGCATCAAGTATCAAAAAAGCTACTTTTTCTCCAACCATCATTTGTGGAGAATTTGAATACAATTACTGTAGGTGACCTAAATGCTACTGAAATACAATAA
- the LOC122061273 gene encoding MDIS1-interacting receptor like kinase 2-like isoform X2: MENLIEMELYQNNLSGPIPHSLANLTKLEKLYLYGNQLSGPVSIEIGDMKSLVELDLSQNKLSGPLPHSLVDFNNLVFLAVSQNKLSGPLPHSLSSLSKLEILYLFDNQLSGLVPSEIGYMENLVELDLSQNKLSGPLPHSLSSLSKLEILHLFDNQLCGLVPSKIGYMENLIELELYQNNLSGPIPHSLANLSKLEKLYLYGNQLSGPVPTEIGDMKNLVELDLSQNKLSRPLPHSLVDFNNLVFLAVSQNKLSGPLPHSLSSLSKLEILYLFDNQLSGLVPSEIGYMENLVELDLSQNKLSGPLPHSLSSLSKLEILHLFDNQLSGLMPSKIGYMENLIELELYQNNLSGPIPHSLANLSKLEKLYLYGNQLFGPVPTEIGDMKNLVELDLSQNKLSGPLPHSLVDFNNLVFLAVSQNKLSGPLPHSLSSLSKLEILYLFDNQLFGLVPSEIGYMENLVELDLSQNKLSGPLPHSLSSLSKLEKLYLDGNQLSGPVPTEIGDMKNLVELDLSQNKLSGPIPHSLANLSKLEKLYLYGNQLSGPVPTEIGDMKNLVELDLCQNKLSGPLPHSLSSLSKLEILHLFDNQLSGLVPSEIGYMENLIELELYQNNLSGPIPHSLANLSKLEKLYLHGNQLFGHVPSEIGDMKNLIDLELSQNNLSGPIPHSLSNLSRLQTLYLHSNQLFGTIPQDFGSQASIVEFQLANNLLSGSLPQQICKGRSLQKLTVENNCLTGPIPDLRNCTSLSRVKLENNQFVGNITDNFGVHPHLYYIDISHNRLYGELSPNWGKCKNLSVLKISGNNISGKIPLEVGQLTQLGELDLSSNKLAGEIPRELGNLSTLLLLYLNDNQISGHVPVEIGKLINLDHLDLSANCLIGSIPTQLGQCSKLLSSNLSYNSLNGSIPSQIGDLVSLQVQLDLSHNSISGPIPPELGNLMMLEILNLSHNMVTGSIPFSLENMVSLVSLDLSYNDLEGVVPNNRIFRNASPQAFRNNKGLCGELQGLLPCNRSLTSKGMKKNGHKVVISIVASFIGIVVLIFAFICVFFLLRKKVKKENIEQARRNHGNVFSIWNFDGKIAYEDIIQATEDFDAKYCIGIGTYGSVYKAVLPTGHVVALKKFHPLEGEMIVDDESFGNEIRVLTEIRHRNIVKLYGFCSHPRCMFLVYEYMKKGSIARILSNQAEAIEFDWQKRVNAIKSVANALSYLHHDCIPPIIHRDISSKNILLDLDLEAHVSDFGIARLLKPDSSNWTSIKGTHGYIAPGD, from the exons ATGGAAAATCTGATTGAAATGGAGCTATATCAAAACAATCTCAGTggtccaatccctcattctctggCTAATTTAACTAAACTAGAGAAGCTCTATTTGTATGGaaatcaattatctggtccGGTGTCTAtagaaattggagatatgaaaAGTCTGGTTGAATTGGACCTATCTCAAAACAAACTCAGTGGTCCACTCCCTCATTCTCTGGTTGATTTTAACAATCTCGTTTtcttggcagtatctcaaaacAAACTCAGTGGTCCACTCCCTCATTCTTTGTCTAGTTTAAGTAAACTAGAAATACTTTATCTGTTTGACAATCAATTATCTGGTCTAGTGCCTTCAGAAATTGGATATATGGAAAATCTTGTTGAATTGGACCTATCTCAAAATAAACTCAGTGGTCCACTCCCTCATTCTTTGTCTAGTTTAAGTAAACTAGAAATACTCCATTTGTTTGACAATCAATTATGTGGTCTAGTGCCTTCAAAAATTGGATATATGGAAAATCTGATTGAACTGGAGCTATATCAAAACAATCTCAGTggtccaatccctcattctctggCTAATTTAAGTAAACTAGAGAAGCTCTATTTGTATGGaaatcaattatctggtccGGTGCCTAcagaaattggagatatgaaaaatctgGTTGAATTGGACCTATCACAAAACAAACTTAGTCGTCCACTCCCTCATTCTCTGGTTGATTTTAACAATCTCGTTTtcttggcagtatctcaaaacAAACTCAGTGGTCCACTCCCTCATTCTTTATCTAGTTTAAGTAAACTAGAAATACTCTATTTGTTTGACAATCAGTTATCTGGTCTAGTGCCTTCAGAAATTGGATATATGGAAAATCTTGTTGAATTGGACCTATCTCAAAACAAACTCAGTGGTCCACTCCCTCATTCTTTATCTAGTTTAAGTAAACTAGAAATACTCCATTTGTTTGACAATCAATTATCTGGTCTAATGCCTTCAAAAATTGGATATATGGAAAATCTGATTGAACTGGAGTTATATCAAAACAATCTCAGTggtccaatccctcattctctggCTAATTTAAGTAAACTAGAGAAGCTCTATTTGTATGGAAATCAATTATTTGGTCCGGTGCCTAcagaaattggagatatgaaaaatctgGTTGAATTGGACCTATCTCAAAACAAACTCAGTGGTCCACTCCCTCATTCTCTGGTTGATTTTAACAATCTCGTTTtcttggcagtatctcaaaacAAACTCAGTGGTCCACTCCCTCATTCTTTGTCTAGTTTAAGTAAACTAGAAATACTCTATCTGTTTGACAATCAATTATTTGGTCTAGTGCCTTCAGAAATTGGATATATGGAAAATCTTGTTGAATTGGACCTATCTCAAAACAAACTCAGTGGTCCACTCCCTCATTCTTTGTCTAGTTTAAGTAAACTAGAGAAGctttatttggatggaaatcaattatctggtccGGTGCCTAcagaaattggagatatgaaaAATCTTGTTGAATTGGACCTATCTCAAAACAAACTCAGTggtccaatccctcattctctggCTAATTTAAGTAAACTAGAGAAGCTCTATTTGTATGGaaatcaattatctggtccGGTGCCTAcagaaattggagatatgaaaAATCTTGTTGAATTGGACCTATGTCAAAACAAACTCAGTGGTCCACTCCCTCATTCTTTGTCTAGTTTAAGTAAACTAGAAATACTCCATTTGTTTGACAATCAATTATCTGGTCTAGTGCCTTCAGAAATTGGATATATGGAAAATCTGATTGAACTGGAGCTATATCAAAACAATCTCAGTggtccaatccctcattctctggCTAATTTAAGTAAACTAGAGAAGCTCTATTTGCATGGCAATCAATTATTTGGTCATGTGCCTTCTGAAATCGGAGATATGAAAAATCTTATTGACTTGGAGCTATCTCAAAACAACCTCAGTggtccaatccctcattctctgtctAATTTAAGTAGATTACAAACCCTCTATTTGCATTCGAATCAGTTATTTGGTACCATACCTCAAGATTTTGGTAGTCAAGCATCCATTGTAGAATTCCAGTTGGCCAACAACCTCTTATCTGGAAGCTTACCTCAACAAATATGCAAAGGACGATCACTTCAAAAATTAACAGTTGAAAACAATTGTCTTACGGGTCCTATTCCAGACTTAAGAAATTGCACAAGTTTAAGTAGAGTTAAACTTGAAAACAACCAATTTGTAGGAAATATAACTGACAATTTTGGTGTACATCCACATCTTTATTACATTGATATAAGTCACAATAGACTATATGGAGAGTTGTCACCAAATTGGGGAAAATGTAAGAATTTGTCTGTTCTGAAGATTTCTGGAAATAATATTAGTGGGAAGATACCACTTGAGGTTGGTCAGTTAACTCAACTTGGAGAACTTGATCTTTCTTCCAACAAACTTGCTGGAGAAATACCAAGGGAACTTGGTAACTTATCTACATTGCTCCTTTTGTATTTAAATGACAACCAGATTTCAGGGCATGTACCAGTTGAAATCGGCAAGTTAATCAATTTGGACCATCTAGATCTATCGGCAAACTGCTTGATTGGATCAATCCCGACACAACTTGGTCAATGCTCCAAATTGTTGTCATCAAATTTGAGCTATAATTCATTGAATGGAAGCATTCCATCTCAAATTGGTGATCTTGTATCCCTACAAGTTCAATTGGACCTTAGTCATAACTCAATCAGTGGACCGATACCACCAGAGCTTGGGAATTTGATGATGCTGGAAATTTTGAATCTATCCCATAATATGGTCACAGGGTCAATCcctttttctcttgaaaatatGGTTAGCTTAGTATCTCTTGATTTGTCCTATAATGATTTGGAGGGTGTTGTTCCTAACAATCGGATTTTTAGAAATGCTTCACCTCAAGCATTTAGAAACAATAAAGGGTTATGTGGTGAACTCCAAGGTCTACTTCCCTGCAATCGATCTCTTACAAGcaaaggaatgaaaaaaaatggacaCAAAGTTGTCATATCCATTGTTGCTTCTTTTATAGGAATTGTGGTCCTAATATTTGCATTTATCTgtgttttcttcctcttgcgaaagaaagtgaaaaaggagAATATAGAACAAGCAAGAAGAAACCATGGAAATGTATTTTCAATATGGAATTTCGATGGAAAGATTGCTTATGAGGACATTATTCAagcaacagaggattttgatgccAAATATTGCATTGGAATTGGAACTTATGGGAGTGTTTACAAAGCAGTGCTACCTACAGGCCATGTAGTTGCCTTGAAGAAGTTCCATCCGTTGGAAGGTGAGATGATAGTTGATGATGAAAGCTTTGGGAATGAGATTCGTGTGTTAACAGAAATAAGGCATCGAAACATTGTCAAACTTTATGGATTCTGCTCTCATCCACGATGCATGTTTCTTGTTTATGAGTACATGAAAAAAGGAAGCATAGCACGTATCTTAAGCAATCAAGCAGAGGCTATTGAGTTTGATTGGCAGAAAAGAGTAAATGCCATCAAAAGTGTGGCCAATGCTTTGTCTTACTTGCATCATGATTGCATTCCCCCAATAATTCATCGGGATATTTCAAGCAAAAATATATTGCTGGACTTGGACCTTGAGGCTCATGTATCTGATTTTGGCATTGCAAGATTATTAAAGCCAGACTCATCTAATTGGACGTCAATTAAAGGAACTCATGGATATATTGCTCCAg GGGACTGA